One Kineococcus aurantiacus genomic window carries:
- a CDS encoding glycosyltransferase family 39 protein, with translation MTMTTTTAARAADTGPTAPAGWTRHPHRVRWATLALLVATGVLYVVDLSASGYANSFYAAAVQAGSQSWKAWFFGSLDAQSFITVDKPPASLWVGGLAARLFGFSSWTLLVPQALEGVGAVWLLTATVRRWHGPVAGLVAGAALALTPAAALIFRFDNPDALLVLLMTAAAYCTVRATEVASWKWLAWAGVAIGFAFLTKMLQGFLVLPGLALVHLWAAPTGLGKRVLHLLGAGVAVVVSAGWWVLAVTLWPGEKPYTGGSTDGTVMDLVLGYNGLGRIFGSDGGGGGGMSGGTPGSSFGGTATWQRLFSSEMGNEISWLLPAALLALVLGVVARGRAPRTDRARASLVLWGGWLVVSGLTFSYMEGTVHPYYTVALAPAVAALAAGGGQVLWAQRHHVLGRLGLATVLASAGTWAFVLLHRNGTWVWAGWVLMLASVALATGFVVTPVRLRRLAIVLVLSGTVVGLGGTASYAVATAATPHTGSIPTVGPSGAAAGSATGGGFGGFGGTRGTTGGTTDGTRQAFPGGTGTAPGGDATAPATTGGSGGGFGGEGASTNTELVQLLQDAGTRWAAAVSGSQSAASYELASSTAVMAMGGWSDDPTPTLAQFQQYVADGEVHYLVSGGGLGGGRGGDSDATKIQEWVAANYTELTVGGTTVHDLTQPLSSGTTATS, from the coding sequence ATGACCATGACCACGACCACGGCCGCACGAGCGGCGGACACGGGGCCGACGGCCCCCGCCGGGTGGACCCGGCACCCGCACCGGGTGCGCTGGGCGACCCTCGCGCTGCTGGTGGCGACCGGCGTCCTGTACGTCGTCGACCTGTCCGCCTCCGGCTACGCCAACAGCTTCTACGCCGCGGCCGTGCAGGCCGGCTCGCAGAGCTGGAAGGCGTGGTTCTTCGGCTCCCTCGACGCCCAGAGCTTCATCACCGTCGACAAGCCGCCGGCGTCCCTGTGGGTCGGCGGCCTGGCCGCGCGCCTCTTCGGGTTCAGCTCCTGGACGCTGCTGGTCCCGCAGGCCCTGGAGGGCGTCGGCGCGGTGTGGCTGCTCACCGCCACCGTCCGCCGCTGGCACGGGCCCGTCGCGGGCCTCGTCGCGGGGGCGGCGCTCGCGCTCACCCCGGCCGCCGCGCTGATCTTCCGGTTCGACAACCCCGACGCCCTCCTCGTGCTCCTCATGACGGCCGCGGCGTACTGCACCGTCCGCGCCACCGAGGTGGCGTCGTGGAAGTGGCTGGCGTGGGCCGGGGTCGCCATCGGGTTCGCCTTCCTCACCAAGATGCTGCAGGGCTTCCTCGTCCTGCCCGGCCTCGCCCTGGTCCACCTGTGGGCCGCCCCGACCGGTCTGGGCAAGCGGGTCCTGCACCTGCTCGGCGCCGGGGTCGCGGTCGTCGTCTCGGCCGGCTGGTGGGTCCTGGCCGTCACCCTCTGGCCCGGCGAGAAGCCCTACACCGGCGGCTCCACCGACGGCACCGTCATGGACCTCGTCCTGGGCTACAACGGCCTGGGCCGCATCTTCGGCTCCGACGGTGGCGGGGGCGGCGGGATGTCCGGCGGCACGCCCGGCTCCAGCTTCGGCGGCACCGCGACCTGGCAGCGGCTGTTCTCCTCCGAGATGGGCAACGAGATCTCCTGGCTGCTGCCCGCGGCCCTGCTCGCCCTCGTCCTCGGGGTCGTCGCCCGCGGCCGGGCCCCGCGCACCGACCGCGCCCGCGCCTCCCTGGTCCTGTGGGGCGGCTGGCTGGTCGTCTCGGGCCTGACGTTCTCCTACATGGAGGGCACCGTCCACCCGTACTACACGGTCGCCCTCGCCCCGGCCGTCGCGGCGCTCGCCGCGGGCGGGGGGCAGGTGCTGTGGGCGCAGCGGCACCACGTCCTGGGCCGGCTCGGCCTCGCCACGGTGCTCGCCTCGGCGGGGACCTGGGCCTTCGTCCTGCTGCACCGCAACGGCACGTGGGTCTGGGCCGGCTGGGTGCTGATGCTCGCCTCGGTGGCCCTGGCGACCGGTTTCGTCGTCACCCCGGTGCGGCTGCGCCGGCTCGCGATCGTCCTGGTGCTCTCGGGCACCGTCGTCGGGCTCGGCGGGACGGCCTCGTACGCCGTGGCGACGGCCGCGACCCCGCACACCGGGTCGATCCCGACCGTCGGCCCCTCCGGCGCCGCGGCCGGCAGCGCCACGGGCGGCGGGTTCGGCGGGTTCGGCGGGACGCGCGGGACGACCGGCGGGACGACCGACGGGACCCGGCAGGCCTTCCCGGGCGGGACGGGGACGGCGCCGGGCGGCGACGCGACGGCCCCGGCGACCACGGGCGGCTCGGGCGGCGGCTTCGGCGGCGAGGGCGCCAGCACGAACACCGAGCTGGTGCAGCTGCTGCAGGACGCCGGCACCAGGTGGGCCGCGGCCGTCTCCGGGTCCCAGTCCGCGGCGTCCTACGAGCTCGCGAGCAGCACGGCGGTCATGGCGATGGGCGGCTGGAGCGACGACCCCACGCCCACGCTGGCCCAGTTCCAGCAGTACGTCGCCGACGGCGAGGTCCACTACCTCGTCAGCGGCGGCGGGCTGGGAGGCGGCCGGGGCGGCGACTCCGACGCCACGAAGATCCAGGAGTGGGTCGCGGCGAACTACACGGAGCTGACCGTGGGCGGCACCACCGTCCACGACCTCACCCAGCCGCTCAGCTCCGGCACGACGGCCACCAGCTGA
- a CDS encoding PrsW family intramembrane metalloprotease, producing MPAPRSRASALAPLTVLVLLVCGFLSLAAVTAEVGWDGLLPGLALAAVPVGPVLATVLWLDRHEAEPPHLLAFAFGWGACVASLGALVLNTGASRLLAGSVGDVTNTSVLVAPLVEEGLKGLGVLLLLLKQRRQFDGIVDGIVYAAFVGVGFAYLENVLYLGRALGDDQPASLVAVFVLRCLVSPFAHPLFTMAVGVGLGVAARSRRPATRVGAPLLGLGVAVVLHALWNASASSGVTTFFELFLLLQVPVFAAAVAVALAARAREARLIGRHLQVYARTGWLGEAEVEVLASARGRRRVRAAASARGGRAAARAVRDFQETATELAFRRDRLRRGTVESGPEEEVALLQQLAAQRREVLAHLP from the coding sequence ATGCCGGCGCCGCGTTCCCGCGCGTCCGCGCTCGCCCCGCTGACGGTCCTCGTCCTCCTCGTCTGCGGGTTCCTCAGCCTGGCCGCGGTGACCGCTGAGGTCGGCTGGGACGGGCTGCTGCCCGGTCTGGCCCTGGCGGCCGTGCCCGTCGGTCCGGTCCTGGCCACCGTCCTCTGGCTCGACCGCCACGAGGCCGAGCCCCCGCACCTGCTGGCGTTCGCCTTCGGCTGGGGCGCGTGCGTCGCGAGCCTGGGCGCGCTCGTGCTGAACACCGGCGCCTCCCGGCTGCTGGCCGGCTCCGTCGGCGACGTCACGAACACGTCGGTCCTCGTCGCCCCGCTGGTGGAGGAGGGGCTGAAGGGCCTGGGCGTCCTGCTCCTCCTGCTCAAGCAGCGCCGGCAGTTCGACGGGATCGTCGACGGCATCGTCTACGCCGCGTTCGTGGGGGTCGGGTTCGCCTACCTGGAGAACGTCCTCTACCTGGGCCGGGCCCTGGGCGACGACCAGCCCGCCTCGCTCGTCGCCGTCTTCGTGCTGCGCTGCCTCGTCTCACCCTTCGCCCACCCGCTGTTCACGATGGCCGTGGGCGTCGGCCTGGGCGTGGCCGCCCGCAGCCGCCGGCCCGCCACCCGCGTCGGGGCGCCCCTGCTGGGGCTGGGGGTCGCCGTCGTCCTGCACGCGCTGTGGAACGCCTCGGCCAGCTCGGGCGTCACGACGTTCTTCGAGCTCTTCCTGCTGCTGCAGGTGCCCGTCTTCGCCGCCGCGGTCGCCGTGGCGCTCGCCGCCCGGGCCCGCGAGGCCCGGCTCATCGGCCGCCACCTGCAGGTCTACGCGCGCACCGGCTGGCTGGGGGAGGCCGAGGTCGAGGTCCTCGCCTCCGCCCGCGGCCGCCGCCGGGTGCGGGCCGCGGCGTCCGCGCGCGGGGGCCGGGCGGCCGCCCGCGCCGTCCGCGACTTCCAGGAGACCGCCACCGAGCTGGCGTTCCGCCGCGACCGGCTGCGGCGCGGGACGGTGGAGTCGGGGCCGGAGGAGGAGGTGGCGCTGCTGCAGCAGCTGGCCGCGCAGCGGCGCGAGGTGCTCGCCCACCTGCCGTGA
- the orn gene encoding oligoribonuclease translates to MSNDKVTDRIVWIDCEMTGLSLTGDALVEVAVLVTDADLNVLGDGVDVVVKPPAEALAGMDRVVVDMHTASGLLEEIPGGVTLAEAEQAVLEYVRTWVPEPRKAPLAGSSVHTDRAFLARDMPELTAHLHYRLIDVSSLKELARRWFPRVYFHTPRKHGGHRALADIRESIQELKYYREVLFVPDPGPDSDTAKAAGAKYELKPDAPQA, encoded by the coding sequence GTGAGCAACGACAAGGTCACCGATCGCATCGTCTGGATCGACTGCGAGATGACCGGGCTGAGCCTGACCGGTGACGCGCTGGTGGAGGTGGCCGTCCTGGTCACCGACGCCGACCTCAACGTCCTCGGCGACGGCGTCGACGTGGTCGTCAAGCCGCCGGCCGAGGCGCTCGCGGGCATGGACCGGGTCGTCGTGGACATGCACACCGCGTCCGGCCTGCTGGAGGAGATCCCCGGCGGGGTGACCCTCGCCGAGGCCGAGCAGGCCGTGCTGGAGTACGTGCGCACGTGGGTCCCCGAACCCCGCAAGGCCCCGCTGGCCGGCAGTTCCGTGCACACCGACCGGGCGTTCCTGGCCCGGGACATGCCCGAGCTGACCGCCCACCTGCACTACCGGCTGATCGACGTGTCGTCGCTGAAGGAGCTGGCCCGGCGCTGGTTCCCGCGGGTGTACTTCCACACCCCGAGGAAGCACGGCGGGCACCGGGCGCTGGCGGACATCCGCGAGAGCATCCAGGAGCTGAAGTACTACCGCGAGGTGCTGTTCGTGCCCGACCCCGGGCCGGACTCGGACACCGCGAAGGCCGCGGGCGCGAAGTACGAGCTGAAGCCGGACGCGCCGCAGGCCTGA
- a CDS encoding acyltransferase family protein, translated as MTEQTVQAPTPTRARLLWVDVAKAFAITLVVVHHVVTFAKAPGWLPDAVVTLNDQAATVRMPLFFLASGLFAAGALSRPWGVVARKRVLFFAYLFLLWTVLRFALFQVVPDVRPHGLDGDLPALLRSPLLPGTGLWFIYALAVFSVLAKATLRVSVAVQLAVAAAASAVVGSERLWIDNLAWRNMATYYVFFLVGTHLRRHVEAFAARVTAAATAGLAVAVAAGSAVVLRADLETVPGVRLALSCVAVAFGVALAVQVARVPGLNGVVAGLGERTLPVYLLHVPFVAAAVALLEAVLAPRGTAGLLLVPVLTVLAGAASLALHGPARRRLPWLFALPGRRRVVLL; from the coding sequence TTGACCGAGCAGACCGTGCAGGCCCCCACCCCGACACGCGCCAGGCTCCTGTGGGTCGACGTCGCCAAGGCGTTCGCCATCACCCTCGTCGTCGTCCACCACGTCGTCACGTTCGCCAAGGCGCCCGGCTGGCTGCCGGACGCGGTGGTCACCCTGAACGACCAGGCCGCCACCGTGCGGATGCCCCTGTTCTTCCTCGCCTCCGGCCTGTTCGCCGCCGGGGCCCTGAGCCGGCCCTGGGGGGTCGTCGCCCGCAAGCGCGTCCTGTTCTTCGCCTACCTGTTCCTGCTCTGGACCGTGCTGCGGTTCGCCCTGTTCCAGGTCGTCCCCGACGTGCGCCCCCACGGGCTCGACGGGGACCTGCCGGCCCTGCTCCGGTCGCCGCTGCTGCCCGGCACGGGGCTGTGGTTCATCTACGCCCTGGCCGTGTTCTCCGTGCTCGCCAAGGCGACCCTGCGGGTCTCCGTCGCCGTCCAGCTCGCCGTGGCCGCCGCCGCGTCCGCGGTCGTCGGGTCCGAGCGCCTCTGGATCGACAACCTGGCCTGGCGCAACATGGCCACCTACTACGTCTTCTTCCTCGTCGGCACCCACCTGCGCCGCCACGTCGAGGCCTTCGCCGCCCGCGTCACCGCGGCCGCCACGGCCGGGCTCGCGGTCGCGGTCGCGGCCGGCAGCGCCGTCGTCCTGCGCGCCGACCTCGAGACCGTCCCCGGCGTCCGGCTGGCGCTGTCCTGCGTGGCCGTCGCCTTCGGCGTCGCCCTCGCGGTCCAGGTGGCCAGGGTCCCCGGGCTCAACGGCGTCGTCGCCGGGCTCGGTGAGCGCACCCTGCCCGTCTACCTCCTCCACGTGCCGTTCGTCGCGGCCGCCGTCGCCCTCCTCGAAGCCGTCCTCGCCCCCCGCGGCACCGCCGGGCTGCTCCTCGTGCCCGTCCTCACCGTCCTCGCCGGGGCGGCGAGCCTGGCCCTGCACGGACCCGCCCGGCGGAGGCTGCCCTGGCTCTTCGCGCTCCCGGGGCGGCGGCGGGTGGTCCTGCTCTGA
- a CDS encoding methyl-accepting chemotaxis protein, whose amino-acid sequence MRRARVGARLAMAFGVVLALLVGTGVTALLGGREQSRALERAEDLAVLSRYVADQRYYDADVSGWQAAYAWDTYRVGPVAAVQPDSANRAGFLADQEALRALLAAAPVHLMTAEERRLDDTIGAQWAEYFADDEEAVARYRAGDVAGAEDAIENGSWVTYAKILDSTQQLAESVQARSAAAAVDARRDARRTRTVVVAVLVGAALLVVLLLVVLTRSIVVPLRRAVGDLDRIAAGDLTVDPVVDGRDEFREMAGSLREAAGATRRTVESVSELARTVRAMSDELAARAEALSRANAHTSGETVRAASAADTISADVATLAAGAEELGASIAEISQGMQASASVAREAVEVAESTGRAVAALGEATQAIATVVGTITSIAEQTNLLALNATIEAARAGDAGKGFAVVAGEVKELAHETGTATEDITRKVAAIQHGSTEAATAISRIAEVIGRIDDYQASISAAVEEQTATTGELARTVAGAAAGADDISTTLSAVSAASVSDRDSLSQVTASVDALQRTAAELQESVSRFRV is encoded by the coding sequence GTGCGCCGCGCCCGTGTCGGGGCACGGCTGGCGATGGCTTTCGGGGTGGTGCTCGCGCTGCTCGTCGGCACGGGCGTCACCGCGCTGCTCGGTGGGCGGGAGCAGTCCCGGGCCCTGGAACGGGCCGAGGACCTGGCCGTCCTGTCCCGGTACGTCGCCGACCAGCGCTACTACGACGCCGACGTCAGCGGGTGGCAGGCCGCCTACGCCTGGGACACCTACCGCGTCGGGCCCGTCGCCGCCGTCCAGCCCGACTCGGCGAACCGGGCGGGTTTCCTCGCCGACCAGGAGGCGCTGCGCGCGTTGCTGGCCGCCGCCCCCGTGCACCTCATGACCGCCGAGGAACGCCGGCTCGACGACACCATCGGCGCCCAGTGGGCCGAGTACTTCGCCGACGACGAGGAGGCCGTGGCGCGCTACCGGGCCGGTGACGTCGCCGGCGCCGAGGACGCCATCGAGAACGGCAGCTGGGTCACCTACGCGAAGATCCTCGACAGCACCCAGCAGCTCGCGGAGTCCGTGCAGGCGCGCTCGGCCGCCGCCGCCGTGGACGCCCGGCGCGACGCCCGGCGCACCCGCACCGTCGTCGTGGCCGTGCTGGTCGGCGCCGCGCTCCTCGTCGTGCTGCTCCTGGTCGTCCTGACCCGCAGCATCGTCGTCCCGCTGCGGCGCGCCGTCGGGGACCTCGACCGCATCGCCGCCGGCGACCTCACGGTCGACCCCGTCGTCGACGGCCGCGACGAGTTCCGCGAGATGGCCGGTTCGCTGCGCGAGGCGGCCGGGGCGACCCGGCGCACCGTCGAGAGCGTCTCCGAGCTGGCCCGCACCGTGCGCGCCATGTCCGACGAGCTCGCCGCCCGCGCCGAGGCCCTGTCGCGGGCCAACGCGCACACCAGCGGGGAGACCGTCCGCGCGGCCTCGGCCGCCGACACGATCTCCGCGGACGTCGCGACCCTCGCCGCGGGCGCCGAGGAGCTCGGCGCCTCCATCGCCGAGATCTCCCAGGGCATGCAGGCCTCGGCCTCGGTGGCCCGTGAAGCGGTGGAGGTGGCCGAGTCCACCGGGCGCGCGGTCGCGGCCCTGGGCGAGGCGACGCAGGCCATCGCGACCGTCGTGGGCACCATCACGTCCATCGCCGAGCAGACGAACCTGCTGGCCCTCAACGCGACCATCGAGGCCGCCCGCGCCGGCGACGCCGGCAAGGGCTTCGCCGTCGTGGCCGGGGAGGTCAAGGAGCTGGCCCACGAGACGGGGACGGCCACCGAGGACATCACCCGCAAGGTGGCGGCCATCCAGCACGGCAGCACCGAGGCGGCCACCGCCATCTCCCGGATCGCCGAGGTCATCGGGCGCATCGACGACTACCAGGCCTCGATCTCCGCGGCGGTCGAGGAGCAGACCGCGACGACCGGCGAACTGGCCCGCACCGTCGCCGGGGCCGCGGCCGGGGCCGACGACATCTCCACCACCCTGTCGGCCGTGTCCGCGGCCAGCGTCAGCGACCGCGACAGCCTGTCCCAGGTGACCGCGTCCGTCGACGCCCTGCAGCGGACCGCCGCGGAGCTGCAGGAGAGCGTCAGCCGCTTCCGCGTCTGA
- a CDS encoding diguanylate cyclase domain-containing protein: MPDPLAAINVLGRHHQVTLATVGGDLGPGPGLEESWCARVVATGREVLVPDVGHDPEFSRSRAHLDAGLSFYLGVPVVAADGVGVGSLCVADRHPRSLLPEQVRGVAMLGRVVGRLLDARRQLLALAAVSSQFERAAVTDPLTGLPNRRGMRSLLVAVPPGTAVALLDLDGFKGVNDQRGHAAGDELLRGFAGVLRRACRHTDRPARWGGEEFLLLLPGTDAERAAVVLEHVRATWAQVSDVTFSAGIACVREWESAEEVLDRADAALYAAKRGGRDQVVVAAG; this comes from the coding sequence GTGCCGGACCCCCTGGCGGCGATCAACGTGCTGGGCCGGCACCACCAGGTGACCCTGGCCACCGTCGGGGGTGACCTCGGGCCCGGGCCCGGGCTCGAGGAGTCCTGGTGCGCCCGGGTCGTCGCGACGGGCCGCGAGGTGCTCGTGCCGGACGTGGGGCACGACCCCGAGTTCAGCCGCAGCCGGGCCCACCTCGACGCCGGGCTGTCCTTCTACCTCGGGGTCCCGGTCGTCGCGGCCGACGGCGTGGGCGTCGGGTCCCTGTGCGTGGCCGACCGCCACCCCCGGTCGCTGCTGCCCGAGCAGGTGCGCGGCGTGGCGATGCTGGGGCGCGTGGTGGGCAGGCTGCTCGACGCCCGCCGGCAGCTCCTGGCGCTCGCGGCGGTCTCCAGCCAGTTCGAGCGGGCGGCCGTCACCGACCCGCTGACGGGGCTGCCGAACCGGCGCGGGATGCGGTCGCTGCTGGTCGCCGTCCCGCCGGGCACGGCGGTGGCGCTGCTCGACCTCGACGGGTTCAAGGGCGTCAACGACCAGCGCGGTCACGCCGCCGGGGACGAGCTGCTGCGCGGGTTCGCCGGGGTGCTGCGACGCGCGTGCCGGCACACCGACCGCCCGGCGCGCTGGGGAGGGGAGGAGTTCCTCCTGCTGCTGCCGGGCACCGACGCCGAGCGGGCCGCCGTGGTGCTCGAGCACGTGCGGGCGACGTGGGCGCAGGTCTCGGACGTGACGTTCTCGGCGGGGATCGCCTGCGTGCGGGAGTGGGAGAGCGCCGAGGAGGTGCTGGACCGGGCCGACGCGGCGCTGTACGCCGCCAAGCGCGGGGGCCGGGACCAGGTCGTCGTCGCCGCCGGGTGA
- a CDS encoding LysR family transcriptional regulator — protein sequence MPDPAGGDPGPGNGFTAEERRLLRALREGRSAVAAAGELGTGVAEVAQRLARLRARLGVGSTLELLERFAAQPD from the coding sequence GTGCCCGACCCCGCGGGCGGCGACCCCGGACCCGGCAACGGGTTCACCGCCGAGGAGCGCCGGCTCCTGCGGGCGCTGCGGGAGGGCCGCAGCGCCGTCGCGGCCGCGGGCGAGCTGGGCACCGGCGTCGCCGAGGTGGCGCAGCGCCTGGCCCGGCTGCGGGCGCGTCTGGGGGTCGGCAGCACCCTCGAGCTCCTCGAGCGGTTCGCGGCGCAGCCGGACTGA
- a CDS encoding DUF6286 domain-containing protein has translation MNGGPLPPAKRPTGAGRIGVTGPVLAVLLLALAVVLAREALVASGRVGGGSWAGPVLDGLDGTTRSPAVTAAGAVAVLLGLWLVATGFSRRSRRTVRLQGSASATTTTRDVARLATGAARQQDGVLHASSRAGRRRVDVTVSATTPLVRATVETAVRTALDRLDPAPRVRVRLEAPAAVAAAPGARPTSAVGGTS, from the coding sequence GTGAACGGCGGACCCCTGCCCCCCGCGAAGCGGCCCACCGGGGCCGGCCGGATCGGCGTGACCGGCCCCGTCCTGGCCGTCCTGCTGCTGGCGCTGGCCGTGGTCCTCGCCCGCGAGGCGCTCGTGGCCTCCGGGCGCGTCGGCGGCGGCTCCTGGGCCGGGCCCGTGCTGGACGGCCTCGACGGCACGACCCGCTCGCCCGCGGTCACCGCCGCCGGTGCGGTCGCGGTCCTGCTGGGCCTGTGGCTCGTCGCCACCGGGTTCTCCCGGCGCTCCCGCCGGACCGTGCGCCTGCAGGGCTCGGCGTCGGCCACCACGACGACGCGCGACGTCGCCCGGCTGGCGACGGGCGCGGCCCGGCAGCAGGACGGCGTCCTGCACGCCTCCTCCCGCGCCGGCCGCCGTCGCGTCGACGTGACCGTCTCGGCCACCACCCCGCTCGTGCGGGCGACGGTGGAGACGGCCGTGCGCACGGCCCTGGACCGGCTGGACCCCGCGCCCCGCGTGCGGGTCCGCCTGGAGGCGCCCGCGGCCGTCGCCGCCGCGCCCGGCGCCCGTCCCACCAGCGCCGTCGGGGGGACCTCGTGA
- a CDS encoding Asp23/Gls24 family envelope stress response protein, translating to MAEAAVLPDAPAADPGTRGRLVVTDRAVVQIARAAAGSVSGSVRADRSRVTLGAAVDSALDTVRQRTYPTAECTRAGNRVRVSVQVAARWPVPAPDLAARVRSGVVEELSRLAGVVVDACDVTVAEYVHARPERGRVR from the coding sequence GTGGCTGAGGCGGCCGTCCTGCCGGACGCGCCGGCCGCCGACCCCGGCACCCGCGGCCGGCTGGTCGTCACCGACCGCGCCGTCGTTCAGATCGCCCGCGCCGCAGCGGGTTCGGTCTCCGGCAGCGTCCGCGCCGACCGCTCCCGGGTGACGCTGGGGGCTGCGGTGGACTCCGCCCTGGACACGGTGCGCCAGCGCACCTACCCCACGGCCGAGTGCACCCGGGCGGGCAACCGGGTCCGCGTGAGCGTCCAGGTGGCCGCCCGCTGGCCGGTCCCGGCCCCCGACCTGGCCGCCCGCGTCCGCTCCGGCGTCGTGGAGGAGCTGTCGCGGCTGGCCGGGGTCGTCGTGGACGCCTGCGACGTCACGGTGGCCGAGTACGTCCACGCCCGGCCCGAGCGGGGGAGGGTGCGGTGA
- a CDS encoding DUF2273 domain-containing protein, with amino-acid sequence MSSSTTGLIAGLLLALIGGVAGLGWFLLALLLGAIGYLVGAHLEGRVDLLALLPGRSRG; translated from the coding sequence GTGTCCTCGTCGACGACCGGCCTGATCGCCGGTCTCCTGCTCGCGCTGATCGGCGGTGTGGCCGGCCTCGGCTGGTTCCTGCTGGCCCTGCTGCTCGGCGCCATCGGCTACCTCGTCGGCGCCCACCTGGAGGGGCGCGTCGACCTGCTGGCCCTGCTGCCCGGACGCAGCCGTGGCTGA
- a CDS encoding Asp23/Gls24 family envelope stress response protein: MNPTGTPGGPAGGPVGVEELADDVAAAVRAVPGVARLHAGALGELGTYLPGRRVPGVRVGDDVLAGRAPLEVHVVLRPGTPVREVAQDVHASVARELAEHGLTGTAVLVHVDDVDA; this comes from the coding sequence GTGAACCCCACCGGCACCCCCGGCGGCCCCGCCGGCGGCCCCGTCGGCGTCGAGGAGCTCGCCGACGACGTGGCCGCCGCGGTCCGGGCGGTGCCCGGGGTCGCCCGGCTGCACGCCGGCGCCCTGGGCGAGCTCGGGACGTACCTGCCCGGCCGCCGGGTCCCCGGTGTCCGCGTCGGCGACGACGTGCTCGCCGGCCGGGCCCCCCTGGAGGTCCACGTCGTCCTGCGGCCGGGCACCCCGGTCCGCGAGGTCGCGCAGGACGTCCACGCGAGCGTCGCCCGCGAACTGGCGGAGCACGGCCTGACCGGCACCGCCGTCCTCGTCCACGTCGACGACGTGGACGCCTGA
- a CDS encoding Asp23/Gls24 family envelope stress response protein has protein sequence MSESTFTKPTAVHGVTSAAAPSGLASDHGVTTIADTVVSKIAGIAARDVSGVHALGGGAARAVGALRERIPGGRVNHSQGVSVEVGERQAAVDIELIAEYGVAISDLAAAVRRNVIASVERMTGLEVTEVNLEVSDVHLPEEDDEPETRTARVQ, from the coding sequence GTGAGCGAGAGCACCTTCACCAAGCCGACCGCCGTGCACGGCGTCACCAGCGCCGCCGCCCCCTCGGGCCTGGCCAGCGACCACGGCGTGACGACCATCGCCGACACCGTCGTGTCCAAGATCGCCGGCATCGCCGCCCGCGACGTCTCCGGCGTCCACGCCCTCGGCGGTGGGGCGGCGCGCGCCGTCGGGGCGCTGCGCGAGCGCATCCCCGGCGGCCGGGTCAACCACTCCCAGGGCGTGTCCGTCGAGGTCGGCGAGCGCCAGGCCGCCGTCGACATCGAGCTCATCGCCGAGTACGGCGTCGCCATCAGCGACCTCGCCGCCGCCGTGCGGCGCAACGTCATCGCCTCGGTGGAGCGCATGACCGGGCTGGAGGTCACCGAGGTCAACCTCGAGGTCTCCGACGTCCACCTGCCCGAGGAGGACGACGAGCCCGAGACCCGCACGGCCCGCGTGCAGTGA
- a CDS encoding RNA polymerase sigma factor, producing MRQPAPDHGAAGEDPRTDDVLARRAALGDRDAFAVIVDRHGPALMRYAGRLLDDADQVEDCLQDTLLAAWRGLPGFRGDASLRTWLFTLTRHAAFARLNRWPRSGSRPFLPVEEVQDQLRDLRPGPEGESLDSALREALDVALRLLPPRQRTAWVLREVEGLSYTEIAVVLGTSSTAVRGLLERGRTTLANTLEEWR from the coding sequence GTGAGACAGCCAGCTCCAGACCACGGGGCGGCGGGTGAGGACCCGCGGACCGACGACGTCCTGGCGCGCCGCGCCGCCCTCGGCGACCGCGACGCCTTCGCCGTCATCGTCGACCGCCACGGCCCCGCCCTCATGCGCTACGCCGGACGGCTCCTCGACGACGCCGACCAGGTCGAGGACTGCCTGCAGGACACCCTGCTCGCCGCCTGGCGCGGCCTGCCGGGCTTCCGCGGCGACGCGAGCCTGCGGACGTGGCTGTTCACCCTCACCCGGCACGCCGCCTTCGCCCGGCTGAACCGCTGGCCGCGGTCCGGCTCGCGCCCCTTCCTGCCGGTCGAGGAGGTCCAGGACCAGCTCCGGGACTTGCGCCCGGGTCCGGAGGGGGAAAGCCTGGACTCCGCGCTGCGTGAGGCCCTGGACGTCGCGCTGCGCCTGCTGCCGCCGCGGCAGCGGACGGCCTGGGTCCTGCGCGAGGTGGAGGGACTGAGCTACACCGAGATCGCCGTCGTGCTCGGGACCAGCAGCACGGCGGTGCGCGGCCTGCTGGAACGGGGCCGCACCACGTTGGCCAACACCCTGGAGGAGTGGCGGTGA